The DNA segment GCTGGAAGCGGCACCGGGGGACGCGGAACCGGTCGCGGCGGCCATGCGCTCGATGCACACCCTCAAGGGCGCGTCCCGGATGCTCAAGGTCACCGACGTGGCCGCCCTGGCGCACGCGGCCGAGGACCTCCTGATGGCGCTGCGCGACGGCAGGTTCGGCCCGGGGCCGGGGCACGTCACGTTGCTGCTGACCGCGGCGGATCGGCTGCGCGAGATGATCGGGGCGCTGCGGGAAGGTCGCGAGGGCGCGGTGCCGGC comes from the Candidatus Tanganyikabacteria bacterium genome and includes:
- a CDS encoding Hpt domain-containing protein — encoded protein: MSFDRAAFIVRYCEEAGDHLRAIDDALLALEAAPGDAEPVAAAMRSMHTLKGASRMLKVTDVAALAHAAEDLLMALRDGRFGPGPGHVTLLLTAADRLREMIGALREGREGAVPAEDLVAALRAAAEGTPPQLAESAAAPPADTSAEPG